The Macadamia integrifolia cultivar HAES 741 chromosome 4, SCU_Mint_v3, whole genome shotgun sequence genome contains the following window.
CATGACACCTCCATACTTGGGGGAAGTCTTGATAACTGGAAGGATTTGAGAGGTTAACACATCTGCAGGGATGAATCCACTACCTGCTGCATCAGAAGAGGCAGGTAGGCCTAAGAAGAACTTCTTGGCCGGAACTGTCGATGTCCATAACTTCCATGAATTCAAAATATTTGTGACATTACCAGAAGTGTATTCACATGAAGGGTTGTTATAGAATTGCACCCAAACATAGTCGAAAAGACTAGTATTAAGGGCGTGGCCGAGATATTTATCAGGATAGGGACATTGTGGTGCTGCTGTCAAGTAAACTTCTTTGCAGGGTTTACTATGTTTCTTGAGGTGCCTTGCTAGATAGCCCCAATATTTTTTTGATCCTAACTCGATGTCGAAGTCTATGCCATCGAGAATGGCATCACCTAGAGGTCTTGAAGAAGAGTTACCACCAAGATAGTTGTTCCACAAGTACTTAGAAACATTCTTGGCATCTTGTTTGGAGGTTAGACTGTAGTTACC
Protein-coding sequences here:
- the LOC122075232 gene encoding acidic endochitinase-like: MVIKHQALSLLLSLFVLTLPTISLAGGIAIYWGQNGNEGTLNQTCATGNYTYVNLSFLIKFGGGQTPVLNLAGHCDPPSGGCTILSSQIKYCQSLGLKVMLSLGGGVGNYSLTSKQDAKNVSKYLWNNYLGGNSSSRPLGDAILDGIDFDIELGSKKYWGYLARHLKKHSKPCKEVYLTAAPQCPYPDKYLGHALNTSLFDYVWVQFYNNPSCEYTSGNVTNILNSWKLWTSTVPAKKFFLGLPASSDAAGSGFIPADVLTSQILPVIKTSPKYGGVMLWSRYYDLLSGYSSSIKSSV